CCCACCGCGAAAGGCCCGAGCACCAGAACCTTGACGGCGGTGCTGACGCTGTCGGGCAGGTACACCTCACCGGAGGGTTCTAAGCCCATCAAGCACCTCCTGCAGTAGTTCCCGATCAGGTCCGTGGCGATCCCACTCGGTGGACAATGTGGACAAACGACCCTGATCGACCAGATCGGACACGATCACTCTGGTCACACTGGCCGGAAGCTCGAGATGAGCCGCGATCTCGGCTACCGAAAGCGCCCCTCCGGAACACAGACGGACAACACGTCCGTGCTCCGGCCCCAGTTCCGTGTATCCGGTGTCCCGTTCCGTACGCACCAGTGCGGTGAGGTCGAGCTCCCGCCCGCTCGGATGGGCCCGTCCACCGGTGATCAAATAGGGTCGCACCAAGGCTTCCCGGTCCCGTCGCCGGGGTGGGCTCATGATCGGTCACTGTCCCCGGAACGGGGAAATGTTCCCAGTTCGGCTCCCAGCTTCTGCACCACGGCGTGAAAACGTTGCGTGGCCGGCCCCATGTCGACCTTCTTCGTCGTGGAAACCCCCATGTAGGCGTGGGCCCCGGCAGCGATGAGGAAGATGTAACCGGTGTTCAGTTCGACCAGGGTCTGATTCCACGTCGGTTCTCCCGCCGAGCTCTCGGAGCAGAACTCGGCCGAAGCCGCCGAGGCCCCCCGCAACGAGGCCAGACAGGCCGCGAACCGGTCGGCATCGGACTCGTCGATTTCCCCGGTCGCCGTGATGACCAGCCCGTCCCTGGCCAACACCACGGCGCTGCGCACCTCGGGAAGCAGCACGTCGTCGAGCATCCAGCGCAGCTCGGGCCGCCGAACGGTGTTCGTGTTCATGCGTGACTGTCCTCCCCCTCGTTCTCACCTGCGGCCGTGGTGCTGTTGGCTTCGGTGGCCTGTTGCCAGGCGGCCAGTCCCGTCGCGCTGTCGGAGCCCTCCGGGACGGCCGCGGGGGCCTGTGTGGCCGTGGTTTCGCGGTCCCGCCGACTGCGCTTCGGCAATCCGCTCGAGGTCGTGCTCTCCCGGACCTCGCCGGTAGCGGCGGCCGGCTCTTCGGTCTGCTGCTGCTGTTCCCGCTCGACGTGGGTCAACGATTCGTTGGGCACGAACACGACCGCGCGGACTCCCCCGTACCGCGGGGGCGCGTCCACCGAAACCCGCAGTCCGTAGCGCGCGGCCAACAACCCGACGACGGCGAAACCGACGCGGGGCGGATCCCCGATCTCGTCCAGCGCGACGTGTTCGTTGGACAACAGCCGTTCGGCACGGCGCTGTTCCTCGAGCGGCATACCGACACCGGCGTCGTCGATCGTGATGGCCACTCCGTTGTGCGCGGGCTGCACCCCCACGGCCACCTGGGCGTAGGGCGGCGAGTACCGAGCGGCGTTGTCCAGCAGTTCGGCGATGACGAGCACCAGGGGCTCCACCACACGGGTGATCACCCCGAGCTCCTCCACGGAGGATCCCGCGACTTCCGGGTAGTGGGGATTCACCGTGATCCGCTGGTAGTCCCTGATCTGCGACTGCGCCCCACGCAGGATCTCCTGCACAGGGGTGGCCGAGCGTTGCTGCCCTATCCACGCGCCGAACAGCACGGCGAAACCCCGCAGCCTCCTGCTGAGCTGAGAGCCCGCGTGGTCGATCGTGTAGAGGTCGGCGAGCACGTTCGCGTCGTCGTGCCGGTGCTGCATCTCCGAGACCGCCATGTGCTGCTCGGCGGCCAAACCGCGCACCGTGTCCAGCACCCCGGTCAGTGTCCGTCGCGAAGCCTGTTCGACGTGCTCGCGAGTGAGCCGCACGACCTCCTCGATACCGTCCACGAGCGATTCCACCGATTCGGCGGCGCCGTGTTCGTTCCCGTCGCCGAGCGGCCCGGGAACCTGGGTGCGTGTCCCCCCGTTCAGGGAGTCGGCGAGTGCTGGTAACCGCTTGGTGCGCAGATGTTCGAGTTCGGCTTCGTGCTCACCGAGTTGTTTGGTCAACTCGGCTATCCGATTCCGCTGCCGCACCACGGTGACCGCTCCGACGACCGCCAGAGCGGTCACACCGGCCATTCCGGCCGAACGGATCACCAGAGCAGGACCGGAACGGAGACTCGAATTCATTGAGTGTTGTTTTGTCATGCGTCCCTCGTGAACGAACGTGCGGGGCACCATGCGCCATGGCAGCCACGAAGGCGACATCGCCGTCCGGAGTTCGCGCCTGTCCCGCGACCCGAGGTCCACGGTGGACTCGCCCGGCACAACTTCGGTTCGGCGAGATGGTCGCAAGCAAGATCGTACGCACTCGACGGATGCCGGCCGCGCGGTGCCCGACGACGAACGGTTCCGCGCGCCTACTACGGTTTGCACGGGAAAGTGTCCCGGCGAACGGGATCCGTTCGGCGAACCGTTTCACCAGCGTTGCGGCCCTGCCTTCGGGACGACGGCCCCACCAGTCCGGCTAGGTCGCGGACGGCGTTTTGACGTCCTCACCGCCTTGGGGGGGGGGTGGTGATTCTCTGCTGCGCCGGTGCGGCGCTTCGCTGGGTTCCTGCTTCGTCCCCGTCTGCTCCGGTGTGGGGTCTTACGTCGGGTCCACAGGCGTTTTGTCTCTCCGCCCGTCCGGCGGCGAGGATGTTGCGTGCGGCGTTGCGGTCGCGGTCGTGGGTCGCCCCGCACGGGCAGGACCAGGTGCGCACCGATAGCGGTTTGGCCCCGTCGACCCGGCCGCAGTCTGAGCAGGTCTGCGAGGTGGGTAGCCACCGGTCGATGATGACCAGCTCGCGGCCGTACCGGTTGGCTTTCTCGGACAGGAGTCTCCGGAAGGTGCCCCACTTGCCAGCGCGTTTACCTCTCAGCGAGTCGAAGAAATTCTTGTACGCCTGGTCGCAGTCGCGGATGGCCTGCTGCAACATGCTGTGCTGGGCGTTGGCCAGCCACGCGCGTTCCGGGGTGTTCTTGGCGTCGGTGATCAGCCGCTTCTGCAACACGGAACCGGCCGGGAACTTCTCCCCCGCCGCGTGGGCGGTCTGCCGGGCACGCACCGCGTCGTTGAACACGACACGGGCGTTGCCGAACGCCTGCGCCAGCGCCCGACGCTGCCCCGGCGCGGGGGAGAGCCGGTAGCGGTACCGCAGCTGCATCGACTGATCACCTCCCGTCGACAGTGACCTCAGTATCAACTTGGTTCGATGACTGATCACAACGACTTCCGCACTGGTCGACACGTCGCCTCCGCCATGCACGCGCACTTGGTGATCCTCACGAAGTATCGGCATCCGGTATCCACCACCAACCACCTGGACCGCATGGAAGAGATCATGCGGCAGGTGTGCGGCGACTTCGAGACAAAGCTCGCCGAATGCAACGGCGCGGACAACCACGTGCACCCACTGGTGCACTTCCCCCCGAAGGCCACCCTGCCCAAGCTGGTCAACAGCCTCAAAGGCATCTCATCCCGACTGCTGCGCAAAGAATTCGAGGACCTACGGTTCGCCTACTGAAAAGACGTGCGACTCTGGTCCGGATCACACCTCGCCGGATCAGTCGACGGCGCCCCATCGGCAACGATGCGGCAATACATCGAGCAGCAAACCCGGCCATCCCAGTGAGCCAACCTCACGGTTGGCAGGCACGATCCCCTACCAGCCCGAAGACCGACACTCCCCCGCGCCACCTGGTGGCCGCAGTGATCGCAGGTCAAGCTCCGCCGGCTCAGGCGCAGCTCGGCTCTCACCGCGCCACGGGCCGAGCAGGTCTTGGAGCCGGGGCAGAACCGGTCGGCCGCAACGAGATCGCAAAGCGACCAGCTGATTCGTAGCCAAGTTGGCGACGCTGCTCGCCCATCCCGTGTCGACGAGGTACCGCGCCAACCGGCGGCTGCGGGTCATGCCCCGCCGGACGCACTCCTGCGCCACCCGCCCGAGCTGGCGGTCGAGCTCGCCGCGCCGGCCGACGCCGGACACACGAGAGTGGGCCGCCGTACGCCCGGAGCACTCCACCACAGGTGGTTCAACCAGAATCGTGCTCGTATCAAGCTGGGGGAGCAGGCGCGGGCAGCGTTCCCGCGCGAGACCAATTCAACGCGGCACGATCCGAAACACCGCGATCCCGCCCCCACACCGTCGCCTCCACAGTCACCGGCTGCCACAGGGCACAACGCTTTGTGCCGTACAGCCGAACTGCTGGACCTCCCCCTCACGGGGATCGTCGCCCGACGAGTTCCGGCCCCGGCGGGACGACGAGTCACGCGTCACTCAATCCCGTTCGACGAGCTCGCGCAGCGACCGCAGTGTTCGCTCGATGTTGCGCTGATTCGCCGCACCGCGGTCGGTCTCTCCCGTGGTCTCCGCGCTGACCGGGGTGTACCACTGAGGACGTCGGTCCCAGGTGCTTTCGACCACGACACAACCGGAACCGGTGGGATGTATCTCGTACTGCCAGTGCGAGACGGGGACCTCTCCGTCGTCGACGTCGAAGGCGAAGCACCTTCCCCGCTCCGCCGACCGCACCGTGGCCACCGTCGACCACGACCTGGCGCCGTTCCTGTTGTGGCCCCGGAACCTGATCCCGGGAACCACCGGCGTCTCGTCCAGCCAGACGCAGCTTTCCAGTTCCTCCGAAGCGGCGGCGAGCGTGTCGAGGTCGGTCACCATTCGGTAGGCCTCGTCGGCCGAGACCGTCAGTTCGGCCCGCGCGCTCGCGGTCGGTTCCACCATGTCGCACCTTCCTCGCCGATCGCGACTCCCCCATCACGCTAACCGCCGCCCACGCCACGTGGCGAAGGCCGCCGCACCGCTCGAGGTGTCCCGCGACATCACCGGAGACATCGCCACGTACCGGTAACCGGACGGACACGCAGGACCCCTCCGGCAACACTCAATCGATACAGCACACCGCCGGAGGACACAGCGGGCAGCACACGGTCTCCTGTCCTGCGCAAGACGGCGCTATGCAGGAAGATGGTGCTCCGGATGCCGAGTACCCTCGGATTCTTCGCCACAAGTGTGCCCCGCGGCGCTCGGGGATGGTGATCCACAGTGATTCGAGACTACATCAGGACGCATACAAATCCCCCGGTGTTCGTCATCTCGGGGATCATAGCGGTGGCCTTCGTGCTGTGGGGGGTGCTGGCTCCGTCCAATGTCGCGACGGTGGCCGGGGCCGTCAACAGCTTCATCACCACGAACTTCGGCTGGTTCTACATACTGGCGGCCACCTTTTTCCTCATCTTCGTCGTAGTTATCATGCTGAGCCGCTTCGGCACCCTCCGCATGGGACCACCCGACTCGAGACCCGAGTACGGCAAGTTGGCCTGGTTCGCCATGTTGTTCACCGCCGGAATGGGAATCGGTCTGGTCTACTTCGCAGTGAGCGAACCCGTTTCGCACTACCTCAACCCGCCCACCGGCCCGGGAAGTACCGAGGAAGCCGTTCCCGAAGCGATGAACCTCACGCTCTTCCACTGGGGACTGCACCCGTGGGCGATCTACATCGTGCTCGGGCTCTCGTTGGGCTACTTCGCGTTCCGCAAGGGACTGCCGCTACGCCCGGCCGCCGCGTTCTACCCGTTGATCGGAAACCGCATCTACGGCTGGATCGGCCACGTGATCGATATCCTCGCGGTGTTCGGCACCCTGTTCGGCTTGGGCACCTCGCTGGGTATCGGCGGCCAGCAGGTCGGAGCCGGGCTGCAGACCCTGTTCGGGATCGAGAACACGGCCGGGCTGCAGGTGGTCGTGATCCTGGCCATCACGGCGATCGCCGTCGTGTCGGTGCTGCTGGGGATCGACAAGGGGATCCGCAACCTTTCCCTGATCAACCTCTGGCTCGCCTTCGCCCTGATGGTGTTCGTCTTCGTGGCCGCCTCCTCGCGGGACATCGTCAACGCGCTGGCCACGAACATCGGAACCTACCTGCAGAACCTGCCACTGACGAGTTTCGAGACCTATCCCAACAGCCCACAGGGGCAGGACTGGCAGAGCAGCTGGACCCTGTTCTACTGGGGCTGGTGGATCTCCTGGTCACCGTTCGTCGGGATGTTCTTGGCCAGGATCTCCTACGGTCGCACCATCCGGCAGTTCATCGGGGGCGCACTGTTCGCCCCCGTCGGTGCCTCCATCGTGTGGTTGACCGTGTTCGGGGACGCGGCGCTGCAGCGGCTCCGGGCCAACCCGGCCAACCCGCTCGCCGAGGCCAGCTCCGACACGGCGATGTTCGTGCTGTTCAACCAGCTTCCCGTTCTCGGGATCATCACCACGGTCGCCTCGGTGATCGCGATCATCGTGGTGGTGCTGTTCTTCGCCACGTCCTCGGACTCCGGTTCGCTGGTGGTCGACATACTCACCAACGGCGGCGATCCCCACCCGCGGTGGCAGCAACGTCTGTTCTGGGCCGTCATGGAAGGTGTGATCGCCGCGGTGCTCCTCGCGGCGGGAGCGGTCAGCGGGACGGACGCGTTGAGCGCGCTGCAGACCGCTTCGCTCGTGGCGGGACTACCGTTCTGCATCGTGCTGCTGCTGATGTGCATCGGACTGAGCAAGGGGCTCAACGAGGAACGCCCCATGGTGGCCCGCCCCGAGGAACCCAGCCCGTTGGTGGGGCTGCGGGAGGCGACGGTTCGACACTCCGTCCGACAGCGCGCCCAGGAGGAGGAGCGAGGCGAGTCGAGCTCCGGGGGAACGAAGCGTTCGGAGCGGTGACCCGCGCCGTCCCCGTTTCCGGACGGCCCGGAGAACGCTCTCGTCACACCACCCGAGGCCAGCCCTGCTCGTCCCACTCCAGGGTGTTGATTCCCAGCCTGGTGGCTCCCTGCTGGTCGGCGTCGTAGTAATGGTAGACGAGCAGATCGTCGGAACCGTCCTCGAGAACGCTCTGCCCGCCCGGACCGATCACGTTGTCGTGACTGCCCAGCACCTCGGTCCCCCCGTTCTCCAGCATCGGCGTACCCGAGCGGTCCGTGTACGGCCCCGTCGGACTGCTGGCCCGTCCCACCATCACCCGGTAGGTGCTGTCGGTTCCCTGACAGCACTGGCCGAAGGAGACGAACAGGTAGTAGTGACCGCCGTGCCGGACGATCGCCGGGGCCTCAACGGCGTGCGATCCGGCGGGGCCGTTGGCCAGGTGGTACAGCGTGCCGTCCGCACCGTGCCGCTTACCGGTGTCGGAATCCAGTCTGATCATGCGGATCCCGCTCCAGAAGGAGCCGAACGACAACCACCACCGCCCCGAATCGTCGACCAGCAGATTGGGGTCGATGGCGTTGTGGTCGTCCCCGCTGTCCGTGGAGTACACGATCCCCTCGTCCTGCCAGGTCCCCGGGTCACCGGAGGTACTGGTGGCCAATCCGATCGCGGAGTGGTTCGAACCGAACGAGGACGCCGAGTAGTACATCCAGTATCTGCCCGCGTGGAAGGAGATGTCCGGAGCCCAGACGTCCCCGGACGAATTGTATTCGTGCACCCATTCGGGAACGGTGCCGAAAGCCGAACCGTTCCGTTCGAAATGGATTCGATCGGTCGAGGTGCGCGTCTCGATCCCCCCGTGCGTGGAGGTAAGCAGGTAGCCGGAGTCCCTGCGCACCATGGAGGGATCGTGCGCGGCCAGATCCCCCGTCACACGTCCCGGCATCGGATAGTCGGCGGCGACGGCGGGAACCGCCCAACTCACCGACATCAGCACGGCTCCGAGCACTCCTGCCATTCGAGCCGGATGTCCACGCATGGAACAACACCTCCACCGGAATCGGAAAACACGATGAGTACCGGAGGCGACCCACCGCCGAACAAGATGTTCGATATTTCGAAAGGCGTTCGAAATACTTTGGAAACGAAAGGTAGAAGTGAAGTTACCGAAGGTCAACGCGTTGCCGATCGTTGACGCCGGACATCGGAGCACTACTCACCGAAACGAGTGGACTCGGTACCCCTGATCGGAGGACCGATCCCTGCGGGGGCAACCGCCCCACGCCACCGAGGAGCTCAGTCGGCCACGGACTCCAGCACGACGAAATCGCTCCGGGTGAGATCCAGGCAGACGGCCATCCGTCCCACGCCCGCCGCGTTCTCCGGCCCCATCTGCACACTGCCCCCACTCGAGACGACCCGCGACATGGTCGCGTCGCAGTCCTGCACCGCGAACACCGGATGCCAGTAAGGCAGTCCATCGGTCAGAGCGAGCTGCTCCGGAGTGAGCTGCATCATCCCCCCGATCATGCGTTCCTGGGAGCCTCCGCTCGGGGTGATCAACGAATAGGTGCTCGACCCGCTGGGCAGGGGCATGTCCTCCGTCTGCCAGCCGAACAGATTGACGTAGAACTCCTTGGCCGCGGCCACGTGGGTCGTGTAGAGCTCGATCCAGTTCAACGCCCCCGGCTCGTCCGTCTTCTCCACCCCCTGGGAGTCCTTCGGCTGCCACACTGCGAACCGAGCCCCGAGCGGATCGCTGAACTGGGCCATACGAGCCTGATCGTCGTCAAACGGTTCACGACGCACGGTCCCACCCAGCTGGCGGACGGTTTGGCTCATCTCGTCGACGTCGTCGGTTCTGAAGTAGATCATCCACGCCGCACGGGCATCTTCCTCGGTGAGGCTGCCGATCCCGGCGACCTTCCTCCCCCCGAGCCGGAAGAAACCGTACTCCCCCTGCTCATCCAACTGCTCGTACTCCCAGTCGAACACCGAACGGTAGAAATCGACGGCCGCGGACACGTCCGTGGCGGCGATATCGATCCAGCACGGGGAGCCGACGACGAAATCAGTGGTGATCATGCTCTTCCCTTCCGGAACGAGTCCTGGCAGCGCTGTTGTCGGGTGCGTTCGTTCGGCTGTTCGAACTCCGGCCGTTCGAGCACAGTCCTGCCAGGCACCCGGGTGAATGCCTCGTCAGCACACCTTGGCACCTGCCTCCGACCTTCGCCTGCCGATCGGAACCGCCCCGGGGGCACGATCACTCGCCTTCCGTCGAAGTTCTCCGTTCTCCCCCGGCACAGGTGCTCACCGAGGACCGGTTCGGGGGAAACCGAAAACCGCCGTCCCGGCGTCATCCACCGGACGAGACCTGCGCGACCGCTTCATCGATGCGCCGGGCCAGTTCCAGGTCCAGTTCGGTCACCGCATCGACCGAGCGGGTGCGCACCGAGAAGGTCAGATCGTCATTACTGCCCCGGTCCACCTTGGCGTGATGACTCAGCTCCTGCTGGACGGCTTCCACGCGCCGCAGCAACGGAGGCCACCTGTCGCCGGGGAGTACGACCGTCCGAGTGATCCGCCCGGTGTCCCCGGCCCAGTCGTCCAACCTCGCCAACGCCCGCTCCAACTCGTCCGTCTCGAGCGGTCTGGGGCGATCACCGACACCGGCCGTCCCCCGTTCCGGCGGAGGTCGCCCACCGGGGGCGGAGAACAGCGCCGTGATCTCCGTGGGCAACCGACTGCCCAGGGCCTCGGCCAGCTCGGAATCCTGCGAAGTCAGCTCGGAAAGAACCGCCATGACCAGGTAGCGCGTGTGCTCGGCCTGCCGCCCGCTCCGCGCGGCGACGTCCTCGAGAAAGGTCTCCGGCTCTCCGTGCCCGCTTCGCTCGTCCCAACGTATCGAGTCCCGGATCTTGCCCGGAAGTCGCTCGGCCAACAGCTCGCGTTCCCGTTCGCCCACGCGTTCGGCCAGGGCCTCGACGACGCGAACGGTGCCCGCACGCGCCTCCTCGGCGGAATCCAGCTCCCCGCGAGCCACCACCCCGTCCACGAACTCCTGGTATTGCGCCACCATGGCCGTCCCCTCCTCCTATGGCACGCGGCAACGACACATCGCTCGGCATCCCGACGTGCGCTCTTCCGCCGACGTCCGCCGTCCGCGGCCCTCGCCCCGCTCCGGGCGGGCGAGCCGGACGGCGGAACGCGGCGGGATGTGCTCGTTCACCGTCTTTCCCGCAGTTGACGCATGTGGTCCTCACTGCACGCGGTGAGCACATCCCCCGGAGCGGACTCCGCGGAACCGCCCACCTGTTCGTAGCGGGCGTTGTCCCGATCCACCGATAGCCCGCACAGGTCGCACACCTCGACCGTGTCTCCGCTGTCCCGTGTGGAATCCATGTGCCGAGTATGCCCCCGGCGAAGCCGCACGTCCTGCTGGAAGTCCGGTCCGCCGCGCTCAGCGGGACTGCAACAACGGCACCGCGGGAGCACCGCTCGGGAGCACGTACTTCCCGACGAGTAACGGGGTGTTCTCCGCGCTGACCACCTGAGTGATCAACACCACCGGAGTGTCCGGGGGGCGCTCGAAGACCTCTCCGCGCTGCTTTCCGAGCACGGTGGCCGTCACACCGCTCGACCCACGCAGCGGCAGGTCGTACTCGCGTTCGCTCAGCACGGCAAGCATGGTTCGCCGCCGCGCGGCGACCGTTTCCAACGCTTCCGGCAACGCCGCGTGGACGCGGGCGAGGGCCTCGTCCGGCAGGGTCCACTCCTGGACCAAGCAGCCCGGCCAGTCGTCCACGTCGATGACGCTCTCCCAGAACCCGATCTCGCTGTTCGCGGGGACGGGCAGGTGTTGCAGCACGAAATCGGTCGGTTCCTCGAAGGAGCGGGTGAGCGCACGCACCCGCGTCCGCCCCGGGAACAGGTTCTCGACCGGGGTCAGGCGTTCGAACCCCTTGCGCGGGGTGCTGGTGCTCACCGTCCGACCGACTCCGCGGCGCACCGTGATGACCCCGTCCTCCTGCAGCAGGATCAGGGCCTCCCGCAGCGCGGGGCGGCTGACCCCCAGCTCAGCGGCGAGCGTGGGTTCGGAAGGCAGCGTCGAGCCGGGTGGGTACTCCCCGGAGCGGATGCCCTCGACGATGCGTTCGTAGAGATCCACCGACGGTCTGCGTCGCGTTCGGTTCTCCGGCACCCCGCACCTCGCTCACAATCGTTGTCAGACAAGTTATCTCCAGTGCTCGTCGCAGTCAAACAACCCGCACCCGAACGGAGTGGTATACGGTTGAATCAGGTCGGGGATGTCGCTTGACGAACGGGAAACGCGTTGTGTAGACACTCCACTCAAACCAAACTTGTCTGACAGCGCCGCATCGCTCTTGTCCGTCCCGGAACACACCGGGATCGGACGGAACCGAGCGACCCGCGGGGTCTCCCGCACCGACAACGGGGGAGGGATTTCCGGCGCCTCGTAGACCGCTACTCGAGTAGGGCACCCGCTGCCCGGCGCCCGTAGGAACCCCCTCGGAGCAGTCACCCCGCGAACCGGGACACCACAGTCCTACTA
This genomic stretch from Actinopolyspora halophila DSM 43834 harbors:
- a CDS encoding DUF742 domain-containing protein, coding for MSPPRRRDREALVRPYLITGGRAHPSGRELDLTALVRTERDTGYTELGPEHGRVVRLCSGGALSVAEIAAHLELPASVTRVIVSDLVDQGRLSTLSTEWDRHGPDRELLQEVLDGLRTLR
- a CDS encoding roadblock/LC7 domain-containing protein; translation: MNTNTVRRPELRWMLDDVLLPEVRSAVVLARDGLVITATGEIDESDADRFAACLASLRGASAASAEFCSESSAGEPTWNQTLVELNTGYIFLIAAGAHAYMGVSTTKKVDMGPATQRFHAVVQKLGAELGTFPRSGDSDRS
- a CDS encoding ATP-binding protein; this translates as MNSSLRSGPALVIRSAGMAGVTALAVVGAVTVVRQRNRIAELTKQLGEHEAELEHLRTKRLPALADSLNGGTRTQVPGPLGDGNEHGAAESVESLVDGIEEVVRLTREHVEQASRRTLTGVLDTVRGLAAEQHMAVSEMQHRHDDANVLADLYTIDHAGSQLSRRLRGFAVLFGAWIGQQRSATPVQEILRGAQSQIRDYQRITVNPHYPEVAGSSVEELGVITRVVEPLVLVIAELLDNAARYSPPYAQVAVGVQPAHNGVAITIDDAGVGMPLEEQRRAERLLSNEHVALDEIGDPPRVGFAVVGLLAARYGLRVSVDAPPRYGGVRAVVFVPNESLTHVEREQQQQTEEPAAATGEVRESTTSSGLPKRSRRDRETTATQAPAAVPEGSDSATGLAAWQQATEANSTTAAGENEGEDSHA
- a CDS encoding zinc ribbon domain-containing protein, with product MQLRYRYRLSPAPGQRRALAQAFGNARVVFNDAVRARQTAHAAGEKFPAGSVLQKRLITDAKNTPERAWLANAQHSMLQQAIRDCDQAYKNFFDSLRGKRAGKWGTFRRLLSEKANRYGRELVIIDRWLPTSQTCSDCGRVDGAKPLSVRTWSCPCGATHDRDRNAARNILAAGRAERQNACGPDVRPHTGADGDEAGTQRSAAPAQQRITTPPPRR
- a CDS encoding SRPBCC family protein; the encoded protein is MVEPTASARAELTVSADEAYRMVTDLDTLAAASEELESCVWLDETPVVPGIRFRGHNRNGARSWSTVATVRSAERGRCFAFDVDDGEVPVSHWQYEIHPTGSGCVVVESTWDRRPQWYTPVSAETTGETDRGAANQRNIERTLRSLRELVERD
- a CDS encoding BCCT family transporter, producing MIRDYIRTHTNPPVFVISGIIAVAFVLWGVLAPSNVATVAGAVNSFITTNFGWFYILAATFFLIFVVVIMLSRFGTLRMGPPDSRPEYGKLAWFAMLFTAGMGIGLVYFAVSEPVSHYLNPPTGPGSTEEAVPEAMNLTLFHWGLHPWAIYIVLGLSLGYFAFRKGLPLRPAAAFYPLIGNRIYGWIGHVIDILAVFGTLFGLGTSLGIGGQQVGAGLQTLFGIENTAGLQVVVILAITAIAVVSVLLGIDKGIRNLSLINLWLAFALMVFVFVAASSRDIVNALATNIGTYLQNLPLTSFETYPNSPQGQDWQSSWTLFYWGWWISWSPFVGMFLARISYGRTIRQFIGGALFAPVGASIVWLTVFGDAALQRLRANPANPLAEASSDTAMFVLFNQLPVLGIITTVASVIAIIVVVLFFATSSDSGSLVVDILTNGGDPHPRWQQRLFWAVMEGVIAAVLLAAGAVSGTDALSALQTASLVAGLPFCIVLLLMCIGLSKGLNEERPMVARPEEPSPLVGLREATVRHSVRQRAQEEERGESSSGGTKRSER
- a CDS encoding arabinan endo-1,5-alpha-L-arabinosidase produces the protein MRGHPARMAGVLGAVLMSVSWAVPAVAADYPMPGRVTGDLAAHDPSMVRRDSGYLLTSTHGGIETRTSTDRIHFERNGSAFGTVPEWVHEYNSSGDVWAPDISFHAGRYWMYYSASSFGSNHSAIGLATSTSGDPGTWQDEGIVYSTDSGDDHNAIDPNLLVDDSGRWWLSFGSFWSGIRMIRLDSDTGKRHGADGTLYHLANGPAGSHAVEAPAIVRHGGHYYLFVSFGQCCQGTDSTYRVMVGRASSPTGPYTDRSGTPMLENGGTEVLGSHDNVIGPGGQSVLEDGSDDLLVYHYYDADQQGATRLGINTLEWDEQGWPRVV
- a CDS encoding VOC family protein, giving the protein MITTDFVVGSPCWIDIAATDVSAAVDFYRSVFDWEYEQLDEQGEYGFFRLGGRKVAGIGSLTEEDARAAWMIYFRTDDVDEMSQTVRQLGGTVRREPFDDDQARMAQFSDPLGARFAVWQPKDSQGVEKTDEPGALNWIELYTTHVAAAKEFYVNLFGWQTEDMPLPSGSSTYSLITPSGGSQERMIGGMMQLTPEQLALTDGLPYWHPVFAVQDCDATMSRVVSSGGSVQMGPENAAGVGRMAVCLDLTRSDFVVLESVAD
- a CDS encoding DUF2267 domain-containing protein, which codes for MVAQYQEFVDGVVARGELDSAEEARAGTVRVVEALAERVGERERELLAERLPGKIRDSIRWDERSGHGEPETFLEDVAARSGRQAEHTRYLVMAVLSELTSQDSELAEALGSRLPTEITALFSAPGGRPPPERGTAGVGDRPRPLETDELERALARLDDWAGDTGRITRTVVLPGDRWPPLLRRVEAVQQELSHHAKVDRGSNDDLTFSVRTRSVDAVTELDLELARRIDEAVAQVSSGG
- a CDS encoding GntR family transcriptional regulator, yielding MPENRTRRRPSVDLYERIVEGIRSGEYPPGSTLPSEPTLAAELGVSRPALREALILLQEDGVITVRRGVGRTVSTSTPRKGFERLTPVENLFPGRTRVRALTRSFEEPTDFVLQHLPVPANSEIGFWESVIDVDDWPGCLVQEWTLPDEALARVHAALPEALETVAARRRTMLAVLSEREYDLPLRGSSGVTATVLGKQRGEVFERPPDTPVVLITQVVSAENTPLLVGKYVLPSGAPAVPLLQSR